The Labeo rohita strain BAU-BD-2019 chromosome 19, IGBB_LRoh.1.0, whole genome shotgun sequence genome window below encodes:
- the LOC127182047 gene encoding beta/gamma crystallin domain-containing protein 2-like, translating to MRDFLSRVDKQQSLFMFSAGSLKVVGGCWVGYEKEGFRGYQYLLEEGEYHDWRVWGGVNSELRSVRVIQADLSEPLLMLYGMPEEEKADSEEPTFEVTEAVADVELFGFGINTRSIHVLSGVWVGYSHVDFSGNQYILEKGFYNSCGDWGSEDNRICSLQPILTAPRDGPIFRNEVLLYSETDFQGKCRVCHQNQGSLPESLTVKSCRVVGGSWVLYGEEMFTGDMYVLSEGDYPNLTSMGIPTDSSIRSVRAVPMTFSVPSISLFGLECFEGREVTIDTQMTNMLEEGFNTQFLSVRVNSGCWVLCEYSNYRGRQFLLEPIEITNWNKFSSISCVGSLYPVRQKQRLFRIKNKETGNYISVQGGVEDMKTGRVVVTEQVEGMSDIWLYQDGLIKNKLARTMSLQVMGNVESGAKVVLWTETRVPVQTWSAQVSGTISSVTFPGMVLDIKGGKTYDKQHLVIREENEEHATQQWELEFV from the exons ATGAGAGATTTCCTGTCAAGAGTGGACAAGCAACAatcattgtttatgttcagtgcagGATCCCTTAAAGTTGTTGGAGGCTG CTGGGTGGGCTATGAGAAGGAGGGTTTCCGGGGTTACCAGTATCTTCTGGAGGAAGGAGAGTACCATGACTGGCGGGTTTGGGGAGGAGTGAACTCAGAGCTGCGCTCGGTCCGAGTCATCCAAGCT GACCTGTCTGAGCCCCTGCTGATGTTATATGGGATGCCTGAAGAGGAGAAAGCGGATAGCGAAGAGCCCACGTTTGAGGTGACAGAAGCTGTCGCAGACGTGGAGCTGTTCGGGTTCGGCATCAACACCCGCTCCATCCACGTGCTGAGTGGAGT atGGGTGGGCTACTCTCATGTGGATTTCTCAGGTAACCAGTACATCTTGGAGAAAGGCTTCTACAACAGCTGTGGAGACTGGGGCTCTGAAGACAACCGCATCTGCTCCTTACAGCCCATCCTCACA GCACCTAGGGACGGACCTATCTTCAGAAATGAG GTGCTGCTCTACTCAGAGACTGATTTCCAGGGCAAATGTAGGGTGTGCCATCAGAACCAAGGCTCTTTGCCTGAAAGTCTCACTGTCAAATCCTGCAGGGTGGTGGGAGGAAG TTGGGTGCTATATGGAGAAGAGATGTTCACAGGAGACATGTATGTTTTGTCTGAAGGAGATTATCCCAACCTGACCAGCATGGGCATCCCAACTGACTCCAGCATTCGCTCAGTCAGAGCAGTTCCAATG ACCTTTTCAGTGCCCTCAATCTCACTCTTTGGACTAGAGTGCTTTGAAGGTCGTGAGGTCACTATTGACACACAGATGACCAATATGTTGGAGGAAGGATTTAATACACAATTCCTCTCTGTCAGGGTCAACAGTGGTTG CTGGGTGTTATGTGAATACAGTAACTACAGAGGGCGCCAGTTCCTTTTGGAGCCCATTGAAATCACAAACTGGAATAAATTCAGCTCTATTTCCTGTGTCGGCTCCTTGTATCCAGTCAGACAA AAACAAAGACTGTTccgcattaaaaataaagagacGGGCAACTACATATCAGTGCAGGGTGGTGTTGAGGACATGAAGACGGGCCGCGTGGTCGTCACAGAGCAGGTGGAGGGAATGAGTGATATTTGGCTTTACCAGGACGGGCTCATCAAAAACAAG CTGGCTCGAACCATGAGTCTGCAAGTGATGGGTAATGTCGAGTCAGGTGCAAAGGTGGTGCTGTGGACTGAAACACGTGTTCCAGTGCAAACGTGGAGCGCTCAGGTCAGCGGTACAATCTCCAGCGTCACATTTCCTGGAATGGTGCTGGATATCAAGG GGGGTAAAACGTATGACAAACAGCATTTAGTGATTCGAGAAGAGAATGAGGAACACGCCACCCAACAGTGGGAGCTGGAATTTGTGTAA
- the anxa14 gene encoding annexin A2 — protein MEAEANSQETSPLMSEGMWWGTLGSVRPFPNFRPERDVTVLHTALEKKDVSTLVRILTNRSNAQRQTLARAYKNFSQKELDAGLKKVLSGDLQSLMLGLMMIPEQFEAHRLRKAMEGAGTDEETLLEILCTRTPQQLSDIRTTYNQEYKRDLEKDLISETSGDFSKLIVALLKKENGPGSIDQDIASLSEELKNKKPAADIWIKILTTRNPDHLRTVLEQVEFEKGQTVEDAIEGHFKGLLSGDMKKGLKTLVRCIQNQYLFLAQRIQTMKAPVVQGVMVSHSEEDLLRVRVAYLQATGTSLYTALQKQFKGELQQCLLAICRAED, from the exons ATGGAGGCAGAAGCTAACTCACAGGAAACATCTCCACTTATG TCTGAAGGCATGTGGTGGGGCACCCTTGGGTCTGTTCGGCCCTTCCCAAATTTCCGTCCCGAGAGAGATGTTACAGTTCTTCATACTGCACTGGAGAAGAAAG ATGTGAGCACCCTTGTGAGAATACTAACCAATCGCAGTAATGCTCAGAGACAAACTCTTGCCCGGGCCTACAAGAATTTCTCACAAAAG gaATTGGACGCAGGTCTAAAAAAGGTTCTTTCTGGTGATCTGCAGTCTTTGATGCTTGGACTGATGATGATACCAGAGCAGTTTGAGGCCCATCGCTTACGCAAAGCCATGGAG ggtGCTGGCACAGATGAAGAAACTCTTTTGGAGATTCTGTGCACAAGGACTCCACAGCAGCTCTCTGACATCAGGACCACATACAATCAAG AGTATAAGCGGGATTTGGAGAAAGACTTGATAAGTGAAACCAGTGGAGATTTTTCAAAGCTCATTGTGGCGTTGTTGAAG AAAGAGAATGGGCCAGGAAGTATTGACCAGGATATAGCA TCTTTATCTGAGGAGCTGAAAAACAAGAAACCTGCAGCTGATATTTGGATCAAAATACTCACCACAAGAAACCCAGACCATCTTAGAACTG TGCTGGAACAAGTGGAGTTTGAGAAAGGGCAGACAGTGGAGGACGCTATAGAGGGACATTTTAAAGGACTCCTCTCTGGAGATATGAAAAAAGGCTTAAAAACACTAG TACGATGTATACAAAACCAGTATTTGTTCTTGGCACAACGGATCCAAACTATgaaa GCACCGGTGGTCCAGGGTGTGATGGTGTCTCACAGTGAGGAGGATCTGCTGAGAGTTCGAGTGGCATACCTTCAGGCAACGGGAACTTCCCTGTACACGGCCTTACAGAAGCAGTTCAAAGGTGAACTCCAGCAGTGTTTGTTGGCTATATGCCGTGCAGAAGATTAG
- the LOC127182049 gene encoding integumentary mucin C.1-like, whose amino-acid sequence MKWLITGFCMLALLSVLQAQSSTRAPTALSTSGPATTTTANTTATTTSARTSTTTSARTSTTTSAKTSTTTSARTSTTTSAATTTTATTTTVAPTSKISSTAPNQPTTTSPSSAPTMIRTTIPSNMTTMTNTSMPDNDNTTTASLTTSPMTTSSGNSMTVSVISFTLSVLLFMMLN is encoded by the exons ATGAAGTGGCTGATTACAGGATTCTGCATGTTGGCTCTGCTCTCTGTCTTACAGGCTCAG TCATCAACTAGAGCTCCAACTGCTCTGTCAACAAGTGGTCCTGCTACAACGACAACTGCAAATACAACTGCAACTACAACTTCAGCTAGAACTTCAACTACAACTTCAGCTAGAACTTCAACTACAACTTCAGCTAAAACTTCAACTACAACTTCAGCTAGAACTTCAACTACAACTTCAGCTGCAACTACAACTACAGCTACAACTACAACTGTAGCTCCAACCAGTAAAATCAGTTCTACTGCACCAAACCAGCCCACCACAACGTCTCCATCTTCAGCGCCCACCATGATTCGAACCACAATTCCAAGCAACATGACCACGATGACAAACACCTCGATGCCAGATAATGACAACACCACAACAGCAAGCCTGACGACAAGTCCAATGACCACGTCGTCCGGCAACTCAATGACAGTTAGCGTCATCAGCTTTACTCTATCTGTCCTGCTCTTCATGATGTTGAATTGA
- the LOC127182051 gene encoding putative protein TPRXL, with product MRHFAVLYMCLLLVIVRVRSDQTPSTTVSSGHVTSHYSSQNTTSSNTSSTNTSTIPSLQSQSSQSTPPHPSTTHPQFNKPPIATSSTAKPPLTPTPMPGPSSHPQGSASAQYVHFGLLLISLMFLIVVEL from the exons ATGAGACACTTTGCTGTTCTTTATATGTGCCTGCTACTCGTCATTGTCCGG GTCAGATCTGATCAGACACCCAGCACAACAGTCAGTTCTGGACATGTAACCTCACACTATTCCTCCCAAAATACGACCAGCTCAAACACTTCATCGACTAATACCAGCACTATTCCAAGCCTTCAATCCCAGAGCTCCCAGAGCACCCCACCACATCCCAGCACAACCCATCCTCAGTTCAACAAACCTCCGATCGCAACCAGCAGCACAGCGAAACCACCGCTGACCCCTACCCCAATGCCTGGCCCCTCCAGCCATCCTCAGGGCAGTGCTTCAGCCCAGTATGTCCACTTTGGTCTTTTGCTGATCTCTCTGATGTTTCTCATCGTAGTGGAACTTTAA